The genome window cacGTCTTTGTCTTTCGCAATACAAAGTTTCTAATTATTCCATATCACGTCGTGTCATGTGAAGCTGTCTCGTATTCGACGGCACATTGAAACAATCACTGCCATATAATCTGATCACAATTTTTTAGCaccttccccccttctctctctctctctctctctctctctctctctctctctctctctctctctctctctctcatctcaaggTCTTTCCTCCAGGTTCTCAGAAGAATACATGGCGTCAGAATTCACCAGCTTGCAGGAATTCTACCGCTACTACGACCCGCCGCTGGTGTCTGGTCGGTACTCCTGCGTGGGTCTCGCTGCTGATCTCGCCTCCCGCCTCGCTTACCTGGAAGGGCACTATCCAGGTTTCAAGGACGCCATCTATCAGGTATTTGTCGTTTCCTGTTCCTAGTTCCTTGGTATTCTCCTTATCTAATGGATATTGTATTCTTGTATTCTTTGCCGTCTCTGATTCCTCATTTGGAATGAATTGTTCTCTTTACTTAATCCTTGCACATTTTAATTCTACTTATTTGCCTCTTTGATCCATTTTCAGAAaagcttccttctctcaccactgttGTTTTCAAAGATCTCAGAGATGATCAGTCgaattttcaatagtgtttttcctgttgataatgtagaaatcatgttaatttttcactaaaaaccgtaaaaaaaactCCTGTGTCACTTCAGCTATATATGTTATTCCTGTCATGCAGCTACTAGTGTTGAATGTAGTCGAGGCGCGGGCAGTGTTTCaaaatgctttctctctctctctctctctctctctctctctctctctctctctctctctctctctctctctctctctctctctctctctctctctctctctctctctctctctctctctctctctctctctctctctctctctctctctctctctctctctctctctctctctctctctctctctctctctctctctctctctctcacacatattGTATGCTTCTCCCCGTCCATTAGGTATCATGTGAGGAAGAGCTCAAAGATGATTATATCGGGAGGATGATATCATCAGGACAGATCACCACGACCACATGCATCAAAGAACACATgcttctgtgtgtgcgtgtatgtgtagaGGGACGTGCTGGGGTTGTGCTTCTAGATCCGGGTTATCACTTACCTCATCCTGTCACTGTAATGGAAGATGGACTGTCCCCTCACTCCGGTCCGGTAAACGCCGCCACCGCTCGCTCTAATGTTGTCAGAACTTACAGGTATTATTTTGGAccgtcctcctcccctcctcctcctcctcctcctccttcgtcatcTG of Portunus trituberculatus isolate SZX2019 chromosome 37, ASM1759143v1, whole genome shotgun sequence contains these proteins:
- the LOC123514300 gene encoding uncharacterized protein LOC123514300; this translates as MEEPSVMGCSSMGYHSQTPPHPTTTATTFENSCYRSLLDSDVVSDDDSDWREDEWPQDRPLPLPEWGRERASLAFASLRDYMSFLSRVASHQRQTISIHPYDSVSNFIEFSEEYMASEFTSLQEFYRYYDPPLVSGRYSCVGLAADLASRLAYLEGHYPGFKDAIYQVSCEEELKDDYIGRMISSGQITTTTCIKEHMLLCVRVCVEGRAGVVLLDPGYHLPHPVTVMEDGLSPHSGPVNAATARSNVVRTYRYYFGPSSSPPPPPPPPSSSGK